A single window of Salmo salar chromosome ssa21, Ssal_v3.1, whole genome shotgun sequence DNA harbors:
- the LOC106597522 gene encoding guanylate-binding protein 1 isoform X1 yields MSGQTVSMKEPVCLIENDSDGKLRVVRSALDILDKIDQHVVVVSVVGLYRTGKSYLMNKLAGERKGFALGATIQSKTKGIWMWCVPHPEKRDHTLVLLDTEGLGDVEKGDEKNDNWIFSLAVLLSSTLVYNSMGTIDNNALEKLHYVTELTEHIKVKSNQRDGEESSEYLRYFPSFVWTVRDFTLTLEVDGRPITANEYLENALKLRTGHSKKDQAYNLPRSCLRNYFSPRWCFVFERPASGDKMRRMEELTDADLEPAFVEQAKEFCDHVFNEAKTKTLKQGLKVTGRLLGNLAETYVSAIRSGQIPCLDNAVLALAQIENSSAIERARAHYQKRMADWVAYPTETQEELSEVHAAMEKKAVAIFINNSFKDDDQKYQLELMKVLQEEYEKICERNYKESQKACESKIECIFAPLEEKIRDGSYMTPGGYKEYCNDLKLATSEYRSEGGRGVKAEEVLKEYLERKASIGQAVLSADESLTEAEQRAEAEQARREASERENRAMEEQLVVQERLRADQQRTYEENVNQLMERMERDSRNAIAEHDRVLQARLKEQNDLLQQGFDDRAHQMQREINALKVAKAQEEEKKPSFMSTALDTIGTAATLFLPGILPKVGGMAVKWLSKWF; encoded by the exons ATGTCAGGCCAGACAGTATCCATGAAGGAACCAGTATGTCTGATAGAGAACGACAGTGATGGGAAGCTGCGTGTGGTCCGCAGTGCACTGGACATCCTGGACAAGATTGACCAGCATGTGGTAGTGGTGTCGGTGGTCGGGCTGTACCGCACCGGCAAGTCCTACCTCATGAACAAGCTGGCTGGGGAGAGGAAAG GTTTTGCCCTGGGAGCCACCATCCAGTCCAAAACTAAGGGCATCTGGATGTGGTGTGTGCCTCACCCTGAAAAAAGAGACCACACCCTGGTGCTGCTGGATACAGAGGGGCTGGGGGATGTGGAGAAG GGTGATGAGAAGAATGACAACTGGATCTTTTCCCTGGCTGTCCTGCTCAGCAGTACTCTGGTGTACAACAGCATGGGAACCATCGACAACAACGCACTGGAGAAACTACA CTATGTGACAGAACTGACAGAGCACATCAAGGTGAAGTCCAACCAGCGAGACGGGGAGGAATCTTCAGAGTACCTGCGTTACTTTCCTTCCTTTGTGTGGACAGTCAGAGATTTCACCCTGACCCTGGAGGTTGATGGGAGACCCATCACAGCCAATGAGTACCTGGAGAATGCTCTTAAACTGAGAACAG GTCATAGTAAGAAAGATCAGGCATACAATCTGCCTCGTAGCTGTCTGCGGAACTATTTCTCTCCTCGCTGGTGCTTTGTGTTTGAGAGGCCAGCCAGCGGAGACAAAATGAGACGCATGGAGGAGCTGACCGATGCTGACCTGGAGCCTGCCTTTGTGGAGCAAGCCAAGGAGTTCTGTGACCACGTCTTCAATGAGGCCAAGACCAAGACCCTGAAACAGGGCCTGAAAGTTACCGGCAGAC TGCTGGGAAACCTGGCAGAGACGTATGTGTCCGCCATCCGGAGCGGGCAGATCCCCTGCCTGGACAATGCTGTGTTGGCGCTGGCCCAGATTGAGAACTCCAGTGCCATCGAGAGGGCCAGGGCCCACTACCAGAAGCGTATGGCTGACTGGGTGGCCTACCCCACAGAGACCCAAGAGGAGCTGTCTGAAGTGCATGCTGCCATGGAGAAGAAGGCTGTGGCCATATTCATCAACAACTCCTTCAAAGACGACGACCAGAAGTACCAGTTGGAGCTCATG AAAGTGCTTCAAGAGGAGTATGAGAAGATCTGTGAGAGGAACTACAAGGAGTCCCAGAAGGCATGCGAGTCCAAAATCGAATGCATCTTTGCCCCCTTGGAGGAGAAAATAAGGGATGGCTCCTACATGACCCCTGGAGGATACAAAGAGTACTGCAACGACCTGAAACTGGCCACCAGCGAATACAGATCTGAGGGAGGCAGGGGAGTGAAG GCTGAAGAGGTACTGAAGGAGTACTTGGAAAGGAAAGCCAGCATTGGTCAGGCCGTCCTGTCAGCAGACGAGTCCCTCACTGAAGCTGAGCAGAGAGCAGAAG CGGAGCAAGCAAGAAGGGAGGCATCTGAGCGGGAGAATCGAGCCATGGAGGAGCAGCTGGTTGTCCAGGAGAGGTTGAGAGCGGACCAGCAGAGGACGTATGAGGAGAATGTGAACCAgctgatggagaggatggagagagacagtagaaatGCCATAGCAGAGCATGACAGAGTTCTGCAGGCCAGACTAAAG GAGCAGAATGACCTTCTCCAGCAAGGGTTTGATGACAGAGCACACCAAATGCAAAGAGAGATAAATGCCCTTAAGGTTGCGAAGGCACAAGAGGAAGAGAAAAAACCCTCATTTATGAGCACAGCTCTGGATACTATAGGGACTGCAGCTACCTTGTTCCTTCCAGGAATACTTCCCAAAGTAGGAGGAATGGCTGTGAAATGGCTGTCTAAGTGGTTTTGA